The Aeromicrobium senzhongii genome includes a window with the following:
- the aqpZ gene encoding aquaporin Z produces MSQAPEYTMSQRLGAEALGTFWLVFGGCGTAIFAATAIPADAQMAVGVGWLGVAFAFGLTVLTGAYAFGPVSGGHFNPAVTVGLAMAKRFSWRDLPGYVVAQVVGATVAGAVLLVIAEGIAGGFDPVESGFASNGYGDRSPMGYNLGSVIVAEVVLTAVFLFVILGATAKRAAVGFAGLSIGMALTLIHLISIPISNTSVNPARSLGVAWFAGSDALLQVWVFILAPIVGAAIAGFSHDYLLGPDNDPEPVEPPAAPS; encoded by the coding sequence ATGAGCCAGGCACCGGAGTACACGATGAGCCAGCGCCTCGGCGCGGAGGCGCTCGGCACCTTCTGGTTGGTGTTCGGTGGCTGCGGCACCGCGATCTTCGCCGCCACGGCCATTCCGGCCGACGCCCAGATGGCGGTCGGCGTGGGCTGGCTGGGCGTCGCCTTCGCCTTCGGTCTCACGGTCCTGACCGGCGCGTACGCGTTCGGTCCCGTGTCCGGCGGCCACTTCAACCCGGCCGTGACCGTCGGCCTGGCGATGGCCAAGCGGTTCTCCTGGCGTGACCTGCCCGGCTACGTCGTGGCCCAGGTCGTCGGCGCCACGGTCGCGGGCGCCGTGCTGCTGGTGATCGCCGAGGGCATCGCCGGCGGGTTCGATCCCGTCGAGTCGGGCTTCGCCAGCAACGGCTACGGCGACCGCTCGCCGATGGGGTACAATCTCGGCTCCGTGATCGTCGCCGAGGTGGTCCTGACGGCCGTGTTCCTGTTCGTGATCCTGGGCGCGACCGCCAAGCGGGCGGCCGTCGGCTTCGCCGGGCTCTCGATCGGCATGGCGCTCACGCTGATCCACCTGATCAGCATCCCGATCTCGAACACGTCGGTGAACCCGGCGCGCTCGCTGGGCGTCGCGTGGTTCGCGGGCTCCGACGCGCTCCTGCAGGTGTGGGTCTTCATCCTCGCGCCGATCGTGGGCGCGGCCATCGCGGGCTTCTCCCACGACTACCTGCTCGGTCCGGACAACGACCCCGAGCCGGTCGAGCCGCCGGCCGCCCCGAGCTGA
- the tmk gene encoding dTMP kinase: protein MQPSQDPLVTEVGVFVAFEGGEGSGKSTQSRLLAQWLESSGHSVVLTREPGGTAVGTMLRSILLDPATGDLSPRTEALIYAADKAEHVDTMILPALADGAVVITDRYVDSTLAYQGAGRALHVAELEPLARWATADLRPHLTVVLDIDPRVGLGRAGEPDRIEGEPVEFHDRVRHHFLELAAADPAHYVVLAADEDPETIHHRVRAAVTPWLGQAREVAS, encoded by the coding sequence ATGCAGCCTTCGCAGGACCCCCTCGTCACCGAGGTCGGCGTTTTCGTCGCATTCGAGGGCGGTGAGGGCTCCGGCAAGTCCACCCAGTCGCGTCTGCTGGCGCAGTGGCTCGAGTCCTCCGGTCACTCCGTCGTCCTCACCCGCGAGCCCGGTGGCACCGCCGTGGGCACGATGCTGCGCTCGATCCTGCTCGACCCGGCCACCGGCGACCTGTCGCCGCGCACCGAGGCGCTGATCTACGCCGCCGACAAGGCCGAGCACGTCGACACGATGATCCTGCCCGCGCTGGCCGACGGCGCGGTGGTCATCACGGACCGCTACGTCGACTCGACCCTGGCCTACCAGGGCGCCGGCCGGGCGCTGCACGTCGCCGAGCTCGAGCCGCTGGCCCGGTGGGCCACCGCCGACCTGCGCCCGCACCTGACGGTCGTCCTCGACATCGACCCGCGCGTCGGCCTGGGCCGCGCCGGCGAGCCCGATCGGATCGAGGGCGAGCCGGTCGAGTTCCACGACCGGGTCCGCCACCACTTCCTCGAGCTGGCTGCCGCCGACCCGGCGCACTACGTCGTGCTCGCGGCCGACGAGGATCCCGAGACGATCCACCACCGCGTCCGCGCCGCCGTGACGCCGTGGCTCGGCCAGGCGCGCGAGGTGGCGTCGTGA
- a CDS encoding DNA polymerase III subunit delta' produces MTAPVWEELVGQDDVVGTLSAAVAGQMTHAWLFTGPPGSGRSNAAVAFATALQCERGGCGQCHSCVTAAAGSHPDIAIINTDGLSIGVDAARDAVRRAALHPSLGRYQVLVVEDADRLTDQAANALLKAIEEPAPGTVWLLCAPSVEDVITTIRSRCRPVLLRTPPASAIARLLHERDGIDPQVARKAAAAAQGHIGRARGLARDPEARRRRAEILALPVGLRGLGDCLRAAQRIDQEATARAKERCDVLDARELSNLQESWGVEERGRRPAGYAGALSSMTKEQERRRKRMARDAIDGVLLDLLSFQRDVLTVQLATGAEPINADVADDIADLAARKTPEETLAAIDAIVACREALQANAAPQLALEHMMSRFLG; encoded by the coding sequence GTGACCGCCCCCGTCTGGGAGGAGCTCGTCGGTCAGGACGACGTCGTCGGAACGTTGAGCGCGGCCGTCGCCGGGCAGATGACCCACGCCTGGCTCTTCACCGGCCCGCCCGGGTCGGGTCGGTCGAACGCGGCGGTCGCCTTCGCCACGGCGTTGCAGTGCGAGCGCGGCGGCTGCGGCCAGTGCCACTCGTGCGTCACGGCCGCCGCGGGCAGCCACCCCGACATCGCCATCATCAACACCGACGGCCTCAGCATCGGCGTCGACGCGGCCCGTGACGCCGTCCGTCGCGCTGCGCTGCACCCCTCCCTCGGCCGGTACCAGGTGCTCGTCGTCGAGGACGCCGACCGGCTCACCGACCAGGCGGCCAACGCCCTGCTCAAGGCCATCGAGGAGCCGGCGCCGGGCACCGTGTGGCTGTTGTGCGCGCCGTCGGTCGAGGACGTCATCACGACCATCCGCTCGCGCTGCCGCCCGGTGCTGCTGCGCACGCCGCCGGCCAGCGCCATCGCCCGTCTGCTGCACGAGCGCGACGGGATCGATCCCCAGGTCGCCCGCAAGGCCGCGGCCGCCGCACAGGGGCACATCGGTCGGGCCCGAGGCCTGGCCCGCGATCCCGAGGCTCGTCGTCGCCGCGCCGAGATCCTGGCGCTGCCGGTGGGCCTGCGCGGGCTGGGCGACTGCCTGCGCGCTGCCCAGCGGATCGACCAGGAGGCCACCGCCCGGGCGAAGGAGCGCTGCGACGTCCTGGACGCCCGCGAGCTGTCGAACCTGCAGGAGTCCTGGGGTGTCGAGGAACGTGGCCGGCGCCCCGCCGGGTACGCCGGTGCGCTCTCGTCGATGACCAAGGAGCAGGAGCGGCGCCGCAAGCGCATGGCCCGCGACGCGATCGACGGCGTGCTGCTGGACCTGCTGTCGTTCCAGCGCGACGTCCTCACGGTCCAGCTGGCCACCGGTGCCGAGCCGATCAACGCCGACGTGGCCGATGACATCGCCGATCTCGCGGCTCGCAAGACCCCCGAGGAGACGCTGGCCGCGATCGACGCGATCGTCGCCTGCCGCGAGGCCCTGCAAGCCAACGCCGCGCCCCAGTTGGCGCTCGAGCACATGATGTCGAGGTTCCTGGGATGA
- a CDS encoding alpha/beta hydrolase, whose amino-acid sequence MKRFTIIALVSVLVVALVAGAVSAIFLVERQAPDPKRTDESAPAGLERFYGQDVTWTDCDDDRCTTVEVPIDYEKPDGETLRLAVRRVPATGKGGSAIFANPGGPGGSAQDFVGYLASELPDSLRRTHDVVGVDPRGVGQSTPLQCLSDRGFDAFIDTDPDPDDQAGIDALARSVRGMGEACRENSGELAAHVSTEEAARDHDIVRAVLGQKKMWWFGFSYGTQLGATYANLFPEKVERMVLDGAVDVSLDPVGQGLGQAKGFQQALTAYLEYCIEKGKCPVGDSVAEATTTITELMTALGTTPLKVDGRELSQGQAFYGIAMALYSQESWPYLTNALSGLVEGDGRVLLVLSDAYFERKQNGTYANNSGQVIYAVNCMDTDDAPDAAQTKALIPKFRAVSPVFGASLGWGVMACHDWPIKATHPQQAVKAEGAPPILVVGTNRDPATPYEWSVAMAEQLESGVLLTREGDGHTAYTSGNECIRKAVDAYFEDGTVPDDGTVCAEQ is encoded by the coding sequence ATGAAGCGGTTCACGATCATCGCGCTGGTGTCGGTCCTGGTCGTCGCGCTCGTGGCGGGCGCGGTCAGCGCGATCTTCCTGGTCGAGCGCCAGGCGCCCGACCCGAAGCGCACGGACGAGTCCGCTCCCGCCGGGCTCGAGCGCTTCTACGGCCAGGACGTGACGTGGACCGACTGCGACGACGACCGGTGCACGACGGTCGAGGTGCCGATCGACTACGAGAAGCCCGATGGCGAGACCTTGCGCCTGGCGGTGCGCCGTGTGCCGGCCACCGGCAAGGGCGGCTCGGCGATCTTCGCCAACCCCGGCGGCCCGGGCGGCTCGGCGCAGGACTTCGTGGGCTACCTGGCCTCCGAGCTGCCCGACTCGCTGCGCCGCACCCATGACGTCGTCGGCGTCGACCCGCGCGGCGTCGGCCAGAGCACCCCGCTGCAGTGCCTGTCCGACCGGGGCTTCGACGCCTTCATCGACACCGATCCCGATCCCGACGACCAGGCCGGCATCGACGCGCTGGCGCGCTCGGTGCGCGGGATGGGCGAGGCGTGCCGCGAGAACTCCGGCGAGCTGGCCGCGCACGTCTCCACCGAGGAGGCCGCGCGCGACCACGACATCGTCCGGGCGGTGCTGGGCCAGAAGAAGATGTGGTGGTTCGGCTTCTCCTACGGCACCCAACTGGGCGCCACGTACGCCAACCTGTTCCCCGAGAAGGTCGAGCGGATGGTGCTCGACGGAGCGGTCGACGTCAGCCTCGATCCGGTCGGTCAGGGGCTGGGCCAGGCGAAGGGCTTCCAGCAGGCACTCACCGCCTACCTCGAGTACTGCATCGAGAAGGGGAAGTGCCCGGTCGGGGACTCGGTCGCCGAGGCCACCACCACGATCACCGAGCTGATGACGGCGCTGGGCACGACCCCGCTGAAGGTCGACGGCCGCGAGCTCAGCCAGGGTCAGGCGTTCTACGGCATCGCGATGGCCCTGTACTCGCAGGAGTCGTGGCCGTACCTCACCAACGCCCTCAGTGGGCTCGTCGAGGGCGACGGCCGCGTCCTGCTCGTCCTGAGCGACGCCTACTTCGAGCGCAAGCAGAACGGCACCTACGCGAACAACTCCGGCCAGGTGATCTACGCGGTCAACTGCATGGACACCGACGACGCGCCCGACGCGGCGCAGACGAAGGCGTTGATCCCGAAGTTCCGCGCGGTCTCACCGGTGTTCGGTGCTTCACTCGGCTGGGGCGTCATGGCCTGCCACGACTGGCCGATCAAGGCCACCCACCCGCAGCAGGCCGTGAAGGCCGAGGGTGCTCCGCCGATCCTGGTCGTGGGCACCAACCGCGATCCGGCCACGCCGTACGAGTGGTCCGTGGCGATGGCCGAGCAGCTCGAGTCGGGCGTCCTGCTGACGCGTGAGGGCGATGGTCACACGGCGTACACGTCGGGCAACGAGTGCATCCGCAAGGCCGTCGACGCGTACTTCGAGGACGGCACCGTCCCCGATGACGGAACGGTCTGCGCCGAGCAGTGA
- a CDS encoding chorismate mutase, with product MDAPTQAELDDIRASIDNIDAALVHLLAERFKCTKRVGRLKAEHDLPPADPARESRQIERLREKAIEADLDPAFAEKFLNFIISEVIRHHEAIRD from the coding sequence GTGGACGCACCGACCCAGGCCGAGCTCGACGACATCCGCGCCAGCATCGACAACATCGACGCGGCGCTCGTTCACCTGCTGGCTGAGCGGTTCAAGTGCACCAAGCGCGTCGGGCGGCTCAAGGCCGAGCACGACCTGCCCCCGGCGGACCCCGCCCGCGAGTCGCGTCAGATCGAGCGACTGCGCGAGAAGGCGATCGAGGCCGACCTCGATCCGGCGTTCGCGGAGAAGTTCCTGAACTTCATCATCAGCGAGGTCATCCGCCACCACGAGGCCATCCGCGACTGA
- a CDS encoding site-specific integrase, producing MTSKSTTTRNPSTARRRSSRRTFGAIRKLPSGRYQARYQGPDGRDHTAPTTFARKDDADAWLATVRADMVRGSWRDPDAGSVTVATYFAEWLEGHQVRPRTRENYQQAADRWLLRDLTRPAAQGRPARTMNLGAYELRHLTPAVIREWLAIADADQRAGEMARRRSAEMSRRSRQVTGDARWWAHQNGYQVSSSGRLPRAVLNAWQAAGSPTRPDPDPTPPERPHRAQVITTAYRVLRACLNTAASDGLILANPCQIPRAGLSHTAEREPATPTQVNALAAAMPDHLSAAVHVAAWSGLRAGELFALAREHVDIDAGTVRVTRALVELDGQPITFGPPKTTSSLRTVALPPHVVPILAEHLDTHTAPGPDALVFTDIDGSPLSTDRRTDLFRRARQTIGRPDLRWHDLRHTGATLAAQAGATTRELQHRFGHSTYVASMRYQHASAERDREIADRLSRLAANLTAENVVPLNRHARQDRHP from the coding sequence ATGACCAGCAAATCCACCACCACACGTAACCCCTCGACCGCCCGGCGGCGGTCCTCGCGCCGCACATTCGGCGCCATCCGCAAATTGCCCTCCGGCCGCTACCAGGCCCGGTACCAGGGGCCCGACGGACGAGACCACACCGCGCCGACCACCTTTGCCCGCAAGGACGACGCCGACGCGTGGCTCGCCACCGTCCGCGCCGACATGGTGCGCGGCTCTTGGCGCGATCCTGACGCCGGATCGGTCACCGTGGCGACCTACTTCGCCGAATGGCTCGAAGGCCACCAAGTACGCCCCCGCACCCGCGAGAACTACCAGCAAGCCGCCGACCGCTGGCTCCTGCGCGACCTCACCCGGCCCGCCGCGCAGGGACGACCCGCCCGGACCATGAACCTCGGCGCCTACGAACTGCGCCACCTGACCCCGGCCGTCATCCGCGAGTGGCTGGCCATCGCCGACGCCGACCAGCGCGCTGGAGAGATGGCCCGGCGTCGGTCGGCCGAGATGAGCCGCCGCAGCCGCCAGGTGACCGGTGACGCCCGCTGGTGGGCACACCAGAACGGATACCAGGTCAGCTCGTCCGGCCGATTGCCCCGCGCGGTCCTGAACGCCTGGCAAGCCGCCGGATCGCCCACCAGGCCCGACCCCGACCCCACGCCGCCGGAGCGACCCCACCGCGCCCAGGTCATCACCACCGCCTACCGGGTCCTGCGCGCCTGCCTCAACACCGCCGCGAGCGACGGTCTCATCCTGGCCAACCCCTGCCAGATTCCCCGCGCCGGACTGAGCCACACCGCCGAACGCGAACCCGCCACGCCAACCCAGGTCAATGCCTTGGCGGCCGCCATGCCCGACCACCTGTCAGCAGCCGTCCACGTCGCCGCCTGGTCCGGCCTGCGCGCAGGCGAGCTCTTCGCCCTGGCCCGCGAGCACGTAGACATCGACGCCGGAACCGTCCGCGTCACCCGCGCCCTGGTCGAACTCGACGGCCAGCCCATCACCTTCGGCCCGCCCAAGACGACCTCCAGCCTGCGCACCGTCGCCCTGCCCCCGCACGTCGTGCCGATCCTTGCCGAACACCTCGACACCCACACCGCACCAGGACCAGACGCGCTGGTCTTCACCGACATTGACGGAAGCCCGCTGTCCACCGACCGCCGCACCGACCTGTTCCGCCGCGCCCGCCAGACCATCGGCCGCCCCGACCTGCGATGGCACGACCTACGCCACACCGGCGCCACGCTGGCCGCTCAAGCAGGTGCCACCACCCGCGAGCTCCAGCACCGATTCGGCCACTCCACCTACGTGGCCTCGATGCGCTACCAGCACGCGAGCGCCGAGCGAGACCGCGAAATCGCCGACCGCCTGTCGCGCCTGGCAGCCAACCTCACCGCCGAGAACGTGGTCCCACTCAATCGCCACGCGAGGCAGGACCGTCACCCATGA
- a CDS encoding helix-turn-helix domain-containing protein, with protein sequence MTTTPATDYANPDPLLTVAQAAEYLSLSDPHIRRAIRSNELEVVRFGRALRIRSSQVRAYLEARETGR encoded by the coding sequence ATGACCACCACCCCGGCAACCGACTACGCCAACCCCGACCCCCTGCTCACCGTGGCCCAAGCGGCTGAATACCTGAGCCTTTCCGACCCTCACATCCGCCGTGCCATCCGCTCCAATGAGCTCGAAGTCGTGCGATTCGGCCGGGCGCTCCGCATCCGCTCATCGCAGGTGCGGGCTTACTTGGAAGCAAGGGAAACGGGCCGATGA
- a CDS encoding HNH endonuclease family protein: MRRLLALLLSLPLVFGLFAATAMPAEAAAKRVPAANLLVKLKVDQERRVYSYDRDDFDHWVTKKGKCDTREMVLIAESKKKVKKNKSCTVKSGRWINEYNGRTVKSPRSLDIDHRVALAEAWRSGGYKWNANMRRGFANDLKYRHSLLAVGRSTNRAKSDRDPADWEPAKGKCQYAARWIAVKYRWNLTVDQVEKNALEHRLETCGKKRTMVEKPAKGKGEAKKKKKKKSGGGGGGGGAVPPVSGYDCPSSHPIKGNASSMIYHVPSGAYYSRTKPEECFASESAARSAGYRKSQR, translated from the coding sequence ATGCGTCGCCTCCTAGCACTACTGCTCTCCCTGCCTCTCGTCTTCGGGCTCTTCGCGGCCACCGCGATGCCCGCCGAGGCCGCAGCCAAGCGCGTCCCTGCCGCGAATCTGCTGGTGAAGCTGAAGGTGGACCAAGAGCGCCGTGTCTACTCCTACGACCGCGACGACTTCGACCACTGGGTGACGAAGAAGGGCAAGTGCGACACCCGTGAAATGGTGCTGATCGCGGAGTCCAAGAAGAAGGTCAAGAAGAACAAGAGCTGCACGGTGAAGTCGGGCCGCTGGATCAATGAGTACAACGGGCGCACCGTGAAGTCGCCTCGCTCGCTCGACATCGACCACCGCGTCGCCCTCGCGGAGGCCTGGCGCTCCGGCGGTTACAAGTGGAATGCCAACATGCGACGCGGCTTCGCCAACGACCTCAAGTACCGCCACTCCCTTCTGGCAGTGGGCCGCAGCACCAACCGCGCTAAGTCTGACCGCGACCCCGCTGACTGGGAGCCCGCCAAGGGCAAGTGCCAGTACGCGGCACGCTGGATCGCGGTCAAGTACCGCTGGAACCTGACCGTCGATCAGGTCGAGAAGAACGCGCTGGAGCACCGCCTCGAAACGTGCGGCAAGAAGCGCACCATGGTCGAGAAGCCCGCCAAGGGCAAGGGCGAAGCCAAGAAGAAGAAAAAGAAGAAGTCCGGCGGCGGTGGAGGTGGTGGCGGCGCCGTGCCGCCCGTGTCCGGGTACGACTGCCCCTCCAGCCACCCGATCAAGGGCAACGCCAGCTCGATGATCTACCACGTGCCCAGCGGTGCCTACTACAGCCGCACAAAGCCGGAAGAGTGCTTCGCCTCCGAATCCGCCGCCCGGTCCGCCGGTTATAGGAAGTCGCAGCGCTAA
- a CDS encoding AAA family ATPase codes for MLWWTSGWRNAMETSEPVLNSPTRILRLRVRGFRSYGSEVREIEMAPTITVIRGENSQGKTATAEAVEFLFTGLISRRSLFGGAKSEYERILKNVHLPSEDPDVWVEADIRCPDGVERTIRRTLTADYSTTTDCASTITIDSHQVSDLDSLGIPLGDPPLAAPVLLQHNLRYVLSTAPQQRAAYFRALLELTDLDQVREAIARAKGRVADLPPLPWMVRLAELRDSAWAEPVASSAIDRVEKSISRHTMTAELISVAKAVSPSVRGETAEAVIGELRAAKQRAEEKVFPIGALTPTTSNMPTRVDHTPLARSVDVYADRLRGVDLDVARLAPIFEAVVSHPQLGSLSEPAECPVCEQGTLEPDRIQRLREQLAASKDVRAAASGVAHQLQAILGSVEATGRAMRAVLPEAHEWADEWKDVAAHHASLVEKVPAGTSDLSSGDSARGAISRAGYQLERLRELWHPVKTVVASTNAKVQERAPIRDELVALLSEVNECVDSFRIEIENLAASVDRLSEELGGKLHLAHLPPGLREVLDLLEHRDDLQRELEATRKREEVRQRVQAIDRLIQTAEGALLDERFDMMGAEIDRWWATLRPDELVRFGGVGRRASGRRYVDLTAELASTTDALPEVRNAVGVFSDSQLNALGLAAFLARQCLIGSPFVILDDPLPGYDPEHRLTFAVGTLSALLDEGIQVIVCTHDPKLALNTVDVHRHRGLEHYELSLSNMAEGTAVTNETDVFGQHILAAQDAIASSSVDGRRNAANALRRAAERLAKQIIATGRTQEGTPTRVSEVDDNVLSKLAVDALGFALDASERGRWETWRKNLNPAAHDDADVPQPPTLKTIMKEIKKLKNAHEKHWPGGLLK; via the coding sequence ATGCTCTGGTGGACCTCTGGCTGGAGGAACGCGATGGAGACCAGTGAGCCGGTGCTCAACTCCCCGACGCGAATCCTCCGGCTGCGCGTTCGAGGGTTCCGCTCCTACGGGAGCGAGGTACGTGAGATTGAGATGGCCCCGACCATCACGGTGATCAGGGGCGAGAACAGTCAAGGAAAGACCGCGACCGCCGAAGCGGTCGAGTTTCTATTCACAGGGCTCATTAGTCGCAGAAGCCTCTTTGGTGGAGCCAAATCCGAGTACGAGCGGATACTAAAGAACGTCCACCTGCCAAGTGAGGATCCCGACGTCTGGGTTGAAGCTGACATCCGATGCCCCGACGGAGTAGAGCGAACAATCCGGCGAACATTGACAGCCGACTATTCGACGACGACAGATTGCGCGAGCACGATCACGATCGACTCGCATCAAGTCAGCGACCTGGATTCACTTGGCATCCCACTTGGTGATCCTCCCTTAGCCGCGCCTGTCCTTCTCCAGCACAATCTCAGATACGTCCTCTCTACGGCGCCGCAGCAGCGGGCAGCTTACTTCCGCGCGCTACTTGAGTTGACCGACTTGGACCAGGTCCGGGAGGCCATTGCACGCGCCAAAGGCCGCGTCGCTGACCTTCCGCCACTGCCATGGATGGTGAGGCTCGCAGAACTCCGCGACTCCGCCTGGGCGGAGCCAGTGGCGAGTTCAGCGATCGATCGCGTTGAGAAATCCATAAGCCGGCACACCATGACAGCAGAGCTCATTTCGGTCGCCAAAGCCGTCAGCCCCTCCGTCCGGGGCGAAACCGCCGAAGCCGTAATTGGAGAGTTGCGCGCGGCAAAGCAACGTGCTGAAGAGAAGGTTTTCCCTATCGGTGCGTTGACCCCGACGACCTCGAACATGCCGACCCGGGTGGACCACACGCCCTTGGCTCGCAGTGTCGACGTCTACGCGGATCGACTTCGGGGTGTCGACCTAGATGTCGCGCGCCTCGCGCCCATCTTCGAAGCAGTCGTGAGCCATCCCCAGCTCGGCAGCCTGTCCGAACCCGCCGAGTGCCCGGTGTGCGAGCAGGGGACCCTCGAACCTGACCGCATCCAGCGTCTTCGCGAGCAACTAGCCGCCTCGAAAGACGTGCGGGCCGCCGCATCAGGAGTCGCTCACCAGTTGCAGGCCATCCTCGGTAGCGTCGAGGCGACCGGGCGGGCCATGAGGGCCGTCCTTCCCGAGGCACACGAATGGGCAGACGAGTGGAAAGACGTTGCCGCGCATCATGCCTCCCTCGTTGAGAAAGTCCCGGCTGGCACGTCAGACCTCAGTTCGGGCGACTCCGCTAGAGGAGCGATTTCCCGTGCTGGCTACCAACTCGAGCGGCTTCGGGAACTCTGGCACCCGGTCAAGACTGTCGTAGCTTCGACGAACGCCAAGGTTCAGGAGCGTGCTCCAATTCGGGATGAGTTGGTTGCGTTGCTGTCAGAGGTCAACGAATGCGTTGATTCATTCCGAATCGAAATCGAAAACCTGGCCGCATCGGTTGATCGTCTGAGCGAAGAACTGGGGGGAAAACTCCACCTGGCCCATCTTCCCCCAGGGTTACGAGAAGTTCTGGACCTGCTCGAGCATCGGGACGACCTGCAGCGCGAACTGGAAGCGACCAGGAAGCGCGAAGAGGTAAGACAGCGAGTCCAAGCGATTGATCGATTGATTCAAACCGCCGAGGGAGCTCTTCTTGACGAGCGGTTCGACATGATGGGCGCGGAAATTGATCGCTGGTGGGCGACCCTCCGACCGGACGAACTAGTCCGATTCGGCGGCGTTGGCCGACGGGCATCTGGCCGTCGGTACGTTGACCTCACTGCAGAACTTGCGAGCACAACGGATGCGCTTCCGGAGGTTCGCAACGCAGTCGGAGTCTTCAGCGACAGCCAACTCAACGCCTTGGGACTGGCAGCCTTTCTCGCGCGACAGTGCCTAATCGGGAGTCCCTTCGTCATTCTTGATGATCCGCTGCCGGGGTATGACCCGGAGCATCGACTGACCTTCGCCGTGGGCACCCTGAGCGCGCTTCTGGACGAAGGAATTCAAGTCATCGTCTGTACTCATGACCCGAAACTGGCACTGAACACAGTCGACGTGCACCGCCACCGAGGCTTGGAGCACTATGAGCTGTCGCTGTCGAATATGGCTGAAGGAACAGCCGTCACAAATGAAACCGACGTGTTCGGCCAACACATTCTCGCGGCGCAGGACGCAATCGCCAGCTCGTCTGTCGACGGAAGACGGAACGCCGCAAATGCCCTCCGCCGAGCAGCCGAGCGGCTTGCGAAGCAGATCATCGCCACCGGCCGGACCCAAGAGGGCACCCCAACGAGAGTGTCCGAAGTAGATGACAACGTCCTCAGCAAGTTGGCCGTCGATGCGCTCGGGTTTGCGCTTGACGCGAGCGAGCGCGGCCGTTGGGAAACCTGGAGGAAGAACTTAAACCCAGCCGCGCATGACGATGCGGATGTTCCTCAGCCTCCAACGCTCAAGACAATTATGAAAGAAATCAAGAAGCTCAAGAACGCTCACGAAAAACACTGGCCAGGTGGCCTGTTGAAATAG
- a CDS encoding DUF1963 domain-containing protein has product MTEETIALRQIDELERLASTGLPVWSEELTDQVDPVLAELDRVIGDDPAARDEVLKYVSGGGNPVVAEWLRLHFRPDLSLDEENLTGTIQCAGVTIATRPALFLAQDSISVPEKKLRKLKRPWEHAPGWFFGKPQRSPATDAWPLASDGTALDFIVQIDLAQAAGSFPGFESIGLPDDVTLQIFVDLDTEDGPVDHRVIAFRSGEGAKGVLKPPRGNDVNEADPILINPVGALTLAITDDHTSGVEAVQGVLREYADSAPYEMNLFSHATDSPGLGPEQGYVPMARLGGVEVEDAKVRRRGAADALKCRPEDIFVLYDGPVDPEPTPVPDPDRSRFTVLIERARLDARDFDVTYAIWS; this is encoded by the coding sequence GTGACTGAGGAGACGATTGCGTTGCGACAGATCGACGAGCTTGAGCGCCTTGCCTCCACCGGGCTGCCCGTGTGGAGCGAGGAACTGACCGACCAAGTGGATCCCGTTCTCGCCGAACTCGATCGTGTGATCGGTGACGATCCCGCGGCACGCGATGAGGTGCTCAAGTACGTGAGCGGGGGCGGGAACCCCGTTGTAGCCGAGTGGCTCCGGCTTCACTTCCGCCCGGACCTCTCGCTCGACGAGGAGAACCTGACCGGGACGATCCAATGCGCGGGCGTGACCATCGCGACCAGACCGGCCCTGTTCCTGGCCCAGGACTCGATCTCCGTCCCGGAGAAGAAGCTCCGCAAGCTCAAGCGACCGTGGGAACACGCACCGGGATGGTTCTTCGGAAAGCCCCAAAGGTCGCCAGCGACGGACGCGTGGCCCCTCGCCTCGGACGGCACCGCCCTCGACTTCATCGTGCAGATCGACCTCGCCCAGGCCGCGGGCAGCTTTCCGGGATTTGAGTCCATCGGACTACCCGATGACGTCACGCTTCAGATCTTCGTGGACCTCGACACCGAGGACGGCCCGGTCGACCACCGGGTGATCGCCTTCCGCTCCGGGGAGGGCGCCAAGGGTGTCCTGAAGCCACCGCGTGGCAATGATGTCAATGAAGCCGATCCGATCCTCATCAACCCGGTGGGAGCGCTCACGCTCGCAATCACGGACGATCACACCTCTGGCGTCGAAGCGGTTCAGGGCGTGCTGCGTGAGTACGCTGACAGCGCGCCGTACGAGATGAACCTGTTCTCCCACGCCACGGACTCGCCGGGCCTTGGCCCGGAGCAGGGCTATGTACCGATGGCGCGCCTGGGAGGCGTCGAGGTCGAGGACGCAAAAGTGCGGCGCCGGGGGGCGGCCGACGCGCTCAAATGTCGACCGGAGGACATCTTCGTCCTTTACGACGGACCAGTCGATCCCGAACCAACTCCGGTCCCGGACCCCGACCGCAGCCGATTCACGGTCCTGATCGAGCGAGCACGACTAGACGCCCGTGATTTCGACGTCACCTACGCCATCTGGTCCTAA